The Acipenser ruthenus chromosome 27, fAciRut3.2 maternal haplotype, whole genome shotgun sequence genome includes a window with the following:
- the LOC117425455 gene encoding phosphopantothenate--cysteine ligase isoform X1 — translation MASSGSACSPTADCRMEAEFAAPAQVEAAGRQMAEFARHHCSEGRRVVLVTSGGTKVPLESRTVRFLDNFSSGRRGASSAEYFLDSGYAVIFLHRHHSLYPYSRKYAGVNLLDTLRASLEQGPGCISHRVEVDQSKLPHIVSVLQRYQAVKEARLLLAVEFNTLSEYLHLLKAAAQALSPVGSNAMFYLAAAVSDFYIPASEMPEHKIQSSNGPLQITMKMVPKILSPLVKDWAPRAFVISFKLETDPSILVGRARRALDLYRHQAVVANVLDTRRGYVVIVTRDTQTELLLSDEEEQREVEIEEKIVSNLSTAHTNFIEEQG, via the exons ATGGCGAGCTCTGGATCTGCATGTTCACCCACAGCGGACTGCAGGATGGAAGCAGAGTTTGCTGCCCCGGCACAAGTGGAGGCAGCGGGCAGGCAGATGGCAGAGTTTGCCCGGCATCACTGCTCAGAAGGGCGGAGGGTGGTCCTGGTCACCTCAGGAGGCACCAAAGTCCCCCTGGAGTCCAGGACTGTTCGTTTTTTGGATAATTTCAGTAGCGGGCGGCGAGGTGCTTCGTCAGCTGAGTATTTCTTGGACTCAGGCTACGCTGTGATCTTCCTGCACCGCCACCACTCCCTCTACCCGTACTCCCGGAAGTACGCTGGGGTGAACCTGCTTGACACTCTGAGGGCCTCCCTGGAGCAGGGGCCTGGGTGCATCTCTCACAGGGTGGAGGTGGACCAGAGCAAGCTGCCTCACATCGTCTCTGTCCTGCAGCGCTATCAGGCTGTGAAGGAAGCACGGCTCTTGCTGGCAGTGGAGTTCAATACGCTCTCGGAGTACCTACATCTGCTCAAGGCAGCTGCACAGGCTCTCAGCCCAGTAG GGTCCAATGCCATGTTTTACCTGGCTGCTGCTGTTTCCGATTTCTACATTCCTGCTTCGGAAATGCCTGAACACAAGATCCAGTCATCCAATGGGCCTTTGCAG ATCACTATGAAGATGGTTCCAAAGATACTGTCCCCCTTGGTGAAGGACTGGGCACCCAGGGCGTTTGTGATCTCCTTTAAGCTGGAGACTGACCCTTCCATCCTGGTGGGGCGCGCCCGCAGAGCGCTGGACTTGTACCGGCACCAGGCTGTGGTAGCCAACGTGCTGGACACACGGCGGGGCTACGTGGTGATCGTGACCCGGGACACACAGACTGAGCTGCTGCTGTCTGACGAGGAGGAGCAGAGGGAGGTGGAGATCGAGGAGAAGATAGTCAGCAACCTGTCCACAGCTCATACCAACTTCATAGAGGAGCAGGGCTAA
- the LOC131701891 gene encoding something about silencing protein 10-like, with product MGRPRRSVSRKKPQKKEEYDSDDPLAYKDMPVPDKKSSQYFQDEVDDFHEEKVKKLMASRVDLDSDPEDTADEEEVMGLDLTDSEEEEDMESDLEQKRDEALPNEQAWGLRKKVFYDTDYVDSKGKTQQEAEAEEEEEEQEAKSIQSRLVGQLSEEDYDLHLLQEFSTEQEAAKKPEKEELIVKDLEKMSHKEKMKLLKKESPELLELIQDFKDKLTELKDELQPLLDMVKEGRIPPGKGADYLQTKHQLYLNYCTNVSFYLVLKARRISAHNHPVIERLVTYRNLINDLGGVDAKLSSEIRLLLSEAQHGQTNRAVKEKGKNPQRSERKAVKWPAVSSQPAGGAAADSDLDEEAALHYYREAEERLKLKKRKKGQEEEGLGVEAEEELDPDAKRAITYQIAKNKGLTPKRKKIDRNPRVKHREKFRRAKIRRKGQVREVRREEQRYGGELSGIRAGVKKGVKLR from the exons ATGGGGCGGCCAAGGAG GTCTGTGAGTCGGAAAAAGCCTCAAAAAAAGGAAGAATATGACAGTGATGATCCCTTGGCTTACAAGGACATGCCCGTCCCTGACAAG AAGTCCTCCCAGTATTTCCAAGATGAAGTCGATGATTTCCACGAAGAGAAGGTTAAG AAGCTCATGGCAAGTAGAGTTGATCTTGACAGCGACCCAGAAGATACTGCTGATGAG gaggaGGTGATGGGTCTGGATCTGACAGACTCTGAGGAGGAGGAAGACATGGAAAGCGACCTGGAGCAGAAAAGGGATGAAG CTCTTCCCAATGAGCAGGCCTGGGGGCTCAGGAAGAAGGTATTCTACGACACAGACTACGTGGATTCCA aggGGAAGACCCAGCAGGAGGCtgaggcagaggaggaggaggaagagcagGAGGCCAAAAGCATCCAGAGCAGACTGGTGGGGCAGCTGAGTGAGGAGGACTACGATCTGCACCTCCTGCAG GAGTTCTCCACAGAGCAGGAGGCTGCGAAGAAGCCTGAGAAGGAGGAGCTGATTGTCAAGGACCTGGAGAAGATGAGCCACAAGGAGAAGATGaagctgctcaagaaagagtccCCAGAGCTGCTGGAGCTCATCCAGGACTTCAAAGACaag CTGACTGAGCTGAAAGATGAGCTGCAGCCTCTGCTGGACATGGTGAAGGAGGGGAGAATCCCCCCCGGAAAG gggGCCGACTATCTGCAGACCAAACACCAGCTCTATCTAAA ttacTGCACAAATGTAAGTTTTTATTTAGTTCTGAAGGCCAGGAGAATCTCTGCACACAACCACCCTGTGATCGAGAGGCTGGTGACTTACAGGAAT CTAATCAATGACTTGGGAGGCGTGGATGCCAAGTTATCATCAGAAATCCGCCTGCTGCTTAGCGAAGCACAACATGGCCAGACCAACAGAGCGGTGAAGGAGAAAGGCAAGAATCCACAGAGGAGCGAACGAAAG GCTGTGAAGTGGCCGGCGGTGTCATCTCAGCCTGCAGGGGGTGCTGCTGCTGATTCTGATCTGGACGAGGAGGCGGCGCTGCATTACTACAGGGAGGCGGAGGAGAGGCTGAAactgaagaagaggaagaaggggcaggaggaggaggg attgGGAGTGGAAGCTGAAGAGGAGCTGGATCCAGATGCAAAGAGAGCCATTACTTACCAG ATCGCCAAGAACAAAGGTCTCACTCCTAAGAGGAAGAAGATCGACCGGAACCCCAGAGTCAAGCACCGCGAGAAATTCAGACGTGCCAAGATTCGCAGAAAGGGCCAG GTTCGGGAAGTGCGGCGGGAGGAACAAAGATACGGGGGAGAATTATCTGGCATCCGCGCTGGAGTTAAGAAGGGTGTTAAGCTTAGATAA
- the LOC117425455 gene encoding phosphopantothenate--cysteine ligase isoform X2, whose amino-acid sequence MFYLAAAVSDFYIPASEMPEHKIQSSNGPLQITMKMVPKILSPLVKDWAPRAFVISFKLETDPSILVGRARRALDLYRHQAVVANVLDTRRGYVVIVTRDTQTELLLSDEEEQREVEIEEKIVSNLSTAHTNFIEEQG is encoded by the exons ATGTTTTACCTGGCTGCTGCTGTTTCCGATTTCTACATTCCTGCTTCGGAAATGCCTGAACACAAGATCCAGTCATCCAATGGGCCTTTGCAG ATCACTATGAAGATGGTTCCAAAGATACTGTCCCCCTTGGTGAAGGACTGGGCACCCAGGGCGTTTGTGATCTCCTTTAAGCTGGAGACTGACCCTTCCATCCTGGTGGGGCGCGCCCGCAGAGCGCTGGACTTGTACCGGCACCAGGCTGTGGTAGCCAACGTGCTGGACACACGGCGGGGCTACGTGGTGATCGTGACCCGGGACACACAGACTGAGCTGCTGCTGTCTGACGAGGAGGAGCAGAGGGAGGTGGAGATCGAGGAGAAGATAGTCAGCAACCTGTCCACAGCTCATACCAACTTCATAGAGGAGCAGGGCTAA